One Kushneria konosiri genomic window, ATCAGGACCTTGCACATGCCCTGAATGGCGGCGATATCACCGCCGATGCGCACCTGATGATACTGCGAACTGATGGTCGTGCCGGAAGGGCTCAGCATGTCCTTTGGGCTCTGCGGGTCGGCAAAGCGTACCAGTGCCTTTTCACGCAGCGGGTTGAAGGTCACGACAGAACCGCCACGACCAACCAGCTCATGCAGGTTGCCCATCATGCGCGGGCTGTTGGTGCCGGTGTTCTGGCCAAAGATAAACACGGCGTCGGCGTGATCAAAGTCATCCAGCGTGGTGGTTGCCTTGCCTACACCAAGACTCTCGGGCAGCGAGACCGTGGTGGTCTCGTGACACATGTTGGAGCAGTCAGGGAAGTTGTTGATGCCATACATTCGGCCGAACAGCTGAAACATGAAGGCCGACTCGTTGGGGGCATGGCCCGAGGTATAGAGCTGGACACGCCAGCGGTCCTCGTAGCTTTTAAGCTCTTCGCCGATCTCGCGGAAGGCGTCTTCCCAGCTGAGCGCCTCATACTTGTCCGTGCCGGCGTTGTAGCGCATGGGATGGGTCAGACGTCCCTCGCTTTCCAGCTCATGATCGCTCCATTTCGAGAGCTCGGTCACGGTGTGGCGTTCAAAAAATTCCGGACGTGCGCGTTTGCGAGTGGTCTCCCAGGCCACGGCCTTGGCACCGTTTTCACAGAACTCGGCCATCGCCGGCTTGACCGGGTCCGGCCAGGCGCAGCTGGGGCACTTGAAGCCGGTATGCTTGTTCATCGACAGCATCAGGCGGTTGCCCATAAAGGGAACCTGCTGGCGAAACATGTGCTCCTGAACGGCTTTGAGGGCCAGCCAGCCGCCACCGGGGGAGGTGCCGTCGTCCTGGGTGCCATAAACCTGGGCGTTGCTTTCGTGCGCGGTATGCTTTTTCACCATGATGGCCTCCGTGCCAATACGGTTGAAAGATGACAGACGGCACTGACGGCCCCTGAAACCCGGAAGAACAGAGCGCAAGGAAATGTTGACTGGCAAGGGGCGTGTTGGATGGCGTCAGCACCAAGTGTTCGTTGCCAACTATAGCCTGGTACATGAACTTAATCGGTGCTGAATAGAAATTGAAGACGACAGCGATTGTCTCAGTGCATTGGACCGCCGGCAGGAAAGGGCGGGCGGGCCAGCCAGATCAGGCCGATGGCCACGACAAAGATGATGGCAAACAGCCAGATGACGTCATTGAAGGCCATGGTCGCCGCCTGGGCATTGACGACCTCGTTGATCATGGCATAAGCGCGCTGATCCTGTAGCCCCAGCGTGCCCAGTTGATCCAGATAGTGCTCGGTGGCGGGACTGCCGGGCACCACCGATTCTGTCAGGCGCGCATGGTGATAGATGCTGCGATGATCATAGAGGGTGACCGACACCGCCGTGGAGATACTGGTGGCCAGCGTTCTGCAGAAGTTGGAAAGCCCGGACGCATCCGCGATCTGATCATCCCTGAGTCCGGCAAAGATGATCTGGTTGATGGGCACGAAAAAGAACGCCACGCCTGCGCCCATCATGAAGCGGGGCATGGCCAGCTCTTCATAGGCAATCTGGTCGTTGAAGCCTGCCGCCCAGAACGAGCAGAAGGCGAAGATGGCAAAGCCGAAGGTGACCAGAAAACGCAGGTCAAAATGGCTCTGAAAGCGTCCGACCAGCGGTGAGGCAAACAGTGCCAGAATACCGATGGGCGCGACGGCGAGTCCCGCCCAGGTCGCGTTGTAGCCCATTACCTGCTGCACCCAGTTGGGGGTAATCACCGTATTGCCGAAAAAGGCAAACATGCCCAGTGACAGACACAGCGTGCCGATGGCGAAATTGCGCTGACCGAACAGGCGCAGATTGACCACCGGACGGCGATGCATCAGTACCCAGGCTACCAGAAAGGTGATGCCGACCAGCGCCACGATGCCCAGCGTCAGGATCATGGGGGAGGCAAACCAGTCATGATCGTTGCCGTTATCGAGCATGAACTGCAGCGCGCCCACACCGACGATCAACAGTCCCAGTCCGATGACATCCACCGGCACGCGCGTGGTTTTCGATTCGCGTCCGCGCAGCAGCCAAAGACTCAGTACCAGCGACAGGATGCCGACCGGGATATTGATGTAGAAAATCCACGGCCACGAGTAGTTATCGGTCAGCCAGCCACCCAGAATCGGGCCGCAGATGGGGGCCACCACCACCGTCATGGCCCAGAGCCCGATGGCCATGCTGCGCTTCTCGGCCGGATAGTTCTTCAACAGCAGCGTCTGGGTCAGCGGCACCAGCGGGCCGGATACCGCGCCCTGCAAGAGGCGAAAGACCACCAGCATGATCATGCTGTTGGCAAAACCACATAGGGCCGAGAACAGCACGAACAGTGAAATGGAGGTGCAAAACAGTCGCACTTCGCCAAAGCGGCGTGCCAGCCAGCCGGTCAGGGGCTGGGCGATGGCACTGGAAAGGGCATAGGCACTGATCGCCCAGGTGCCTTCACTGGTACTGACCCCCATATCGCCGGCAATGGTATGCACCGACACGTTGACGATGGAGATGTCGAGCACCTCCATGAAGGTGGCAAGCCCCATCGCCAGGGTCAGCAGGACCAGCTTGATACCGCGCAGGGGCGCGATGGCCTCCTGTTCGCCGGAGACGACAGTCGCCTCGCTCATGGGGCAGCGCCGTCGTCGGCATCCTTGAGCAGGTTGCCGGCGTTGTCGCGGATGATAGACATGGCAGCGTCATCGGCCTGACGTTGTCGCGCATCAAATACCGTGGTGTGGCGGGAGACTCGGACTTCGGGAGCCTCTTTCAGACGAGGGCCGTCGGCGTCACTGTCCAGTTCGATCCGCGTATAGGTGGAGAGCCCCACTCGCAGCGGGTGAGTGTCAAGCGTGTCCCCCTCAAGGGCAATACGTACCGGCACACGCTGGACCACCTTGATCCAGTTGCCGGTGGCGTTCTGGGCCGGCAGCAGGGAAAACGCTGATCCGGTACCGGCGGACAGTCCGGCTACGTGGCCGTGATAGACCACATCATCACCGTAGAAATCGGTGGTCACGGTCGCGGCTTGCCCGATGCGTACTCGTCCCAGCTGCGTTTCCTTGAAGTTGGCTTCTACCCACAGGTCCTGAAGGGGGACAACCGTCAAAAGGGGCTGGCCGGCCTGCACGCTCTGACCCAGCTGTACCTGTCGGCTGGCAACACGACCGGCGACCGGTGCGATCACCTGTGTTCTCTGCTGGGCAATCCAGGCGTTGCGATAGGCGGCGCGCGCCTGCATGACGCCGGGGTCGTGCCAGAGATCGGTGCCATCAATCAGGGCATGGGCCGCGCGTGCCTGTGCCTGTGCCTGCTCGAGCTGTGCCCGGGCGGCGTCATACTGGCGCCGGGCGCTGTCCACTTCCTCTTTTGAGGCGGCGCGCTGGGCCAGCAGTGGCTTGCGGCGCTGATACTCGTCGCGGGCGCGTTCAAATTGTGCCCGAGCGGTCACCACGGCGGCATCAAACTGCACGGCCTGCGCCAGCTGTTGACGATACTGGCGCACGGCCTGCGCCAGCTGCGCGGCGGCCTGGTCCAGGGCGTTACGGGTATCACTGTCATCCAGGGTGACCAGTACCTGGCCACGCTCGACCGGCTCGGTATCCTCGACGTTGATGGCCGTCACCGTGGCGTTGATTTGCGAGGAGATGCTGACCTGATCGCCCTGGACATAGGCATCATCGGTAATGACCCGGGTGCTGAGTACCAGGGTCTCCAGCAGATACCAGCCGATGCCGGCCAGGATGAACACCAGTGCGATGACCAGCAGGATGATGTTGCGCTTTTTACGTGAGACCGGCGCCTTGTCGTGACCATCGGACTGATGTAAGGCGTCCTGATCGGTGGCGGCGTCGTTGTTATGGCTCATCAGTGACAGTGTCCGTGGTCAGATAGCGCGTATCGCGTTCGGGAACGCGTCCATGGTAGCCCCCGCCCAGGGCATGAATCAGCTGTATTCGGGTGTCCAGCAGTTCGCCGTCCAGTGCCAGGCGATTCATCCGTTCGCGGATCAACCCCTGCTGCGCCTCGATCAGCGCGCGTGGGTCCTCGACACCGCGGGCGTCGCGCTCCCGAGCCAGTTCAAGTCGATGCTGATAGCTCTTGAGTGCCTGTGACTGCGCCTCGAGCTGATTCTCAAGGCGTGTCATCGCCACGCTCTGGCGGGCCACGTCCTGGGCGGCATCCACGACACGCTGGTTGTAGTCGGCAATGGCGCTTTCCAGCTGGGCGCGGCTGGCGTTATAGCGGGCATCAAGCCTGCCGCCTTCAAAGATGGGCAGCGTGACGGCCGGGCCGAATGAGGCCAGCGATACATCCTCGTTGCGCCCGGTGCCCAACGGGTGAAGGCGTAAAAATCCGGCCAGTGCCGACAGGCTGACGTTGGGGTAGTAATCGGCGCGCGCCTGATCGATGCCGCGCATGCGGGCCTCGACCTGCCAGCGACTGGCCATGATGTCCGGCCGCCGGGCAATCAGTTCCAGCCCGGCTTCATCTGGCAGCGTTGTGTCCAGCGGTGGCAGCGGTTTCGGTGTCAGGTCATCAAGCTGATCCAGGGACACGCCCATCAGGGCGGCCAGCTGTACCAGGTCCTGATGGGCTGCCCCGTCGATCCGAGCGCGCTGCTGTTCAAGGTTGGCGACCTGCTCACGGCCCTGATCCAGTCGTGCGGGATTTTCAATGTCTCGATCGACGCGCAGGGTGGTAATGCGCACGCTCTCGCGAGCGGCGTCCAGAAGCATGTCCAGCTGCGACAGCTGGGCCTGTCGCAGCTGCCAGTCCATGTAGGCGCGGGTAATGCCGGCCTGCAGAGCGTTGGCGGCGGCCGCCTGTTCCAGCCGCGCAGCGTGACGCTGATCAAGCGCGGCCTCGATGGCGGCCCGTTTCTTGCCCCACCAGTCAAGGCCCCAGTCAAATGACAGGGTGGCCAGACCCACATTGCTGCGCTGGCTGTTGCCGGTACTGCCGGCGCCAAAGCCCGGTAGCCCGAGGGCCGGATATTCAAGATCGGTATGGCTGTAACTCTGATTGGCCCGGGCGCTGCCTTCGAGCTGTGCGCGGGTATCGGCCTGACGGCCCTTCAGCTGACGTGAGGCGATCTCGAAGCGTGCGCGCGCGCTGTCCAGTGACGGCGCGCTGGCCATGGCGCGCTCGATCAGCGCATTGAGCTGTGGGTCGTTGAAACCCTGCCACCACCTGGCATCCGGCCAGCGTCCGGGGATGTCCTGATCGTGAGTCAGCCCGGCCAGCGGGGCATGCTCGCGAAGGGCCAGTTCGACCGGCTTCATGGTCGGCGCCCCACAGGCGCTCAGCAGCACACACATCACCATGGGGGCGAAAAAACGCGCGAAGGTACGGTGCGAAAGGACCGCAGGAAACTGGGGCATCATGCTCTCAATAGATGGCAGGCAGGCGCCATGGTAATACACATATACCTTATATGGGGAAAGGCCAGCTTTTTCAGCACCAGACAAGCCGGCTGAACTAATGTAGGCCTGTCCGTCGCGCGTGTCGCGCGGCCCGGTATTCAAGGAGCCTTTTGTGCCTTCCATCGCCTGGCGAGATACTCGTGAATATTATGGGCGTATCAGCCGTCTTTTTCACTGGCTGATGGCGGCGCTTTTGCTATGGCAATTTGCCGGCATGATCGCAGCCGGCCTGGTCGGTCGCGCGCCCTGGGTCTCCTTTATGGTGGGAACGCACAAAAGTATCGGGTTTATGCTGATGCTTCTTGTGGTGCTGCGCTCAACATGGGGACTTTATAATCTTTCCAATCGCCCGCCGCATGACCGGGGGGCAGAAATGCTGGTCGCCTTTGGCCAGCTTCTTTTGTATCTGCTGATGATTCTGGTCCCGCTGCTGGGACTGACCATGAACTGGGCGTCCGGCAAGCCACTGCTGGTATTTGGCG contains:
- a CDS encoding DHA2 family efflux MFS transporter permease subunit, with translation MSEATVVSGEQEAIAPLRGIKLVLLTLAMGLATFMEVLDISIVNVSVHTIAGDMGVSTSEGTWAISAYALSSAIAQPLTGWLARRFGEVRLFCTSISLFVLFSALCGFANSMIMLVVFRLLQGAVSGPLVPLTQTLLLKNYPAEKRSMAIGLWAMTVVVAPICGPILGGWLTDNYSWPWIFYINIPVGILSLVLSLWLLRGRESKTTRVPVDVIGLGLLIVGVGALQFMLDNGNDHDWFASPMILTLGIVALVGITFLVAWVLMHRRPVVNLRLFGQRNFAIGTLCLSLGMFAFFGNTVITPNWVQQVMGYNATWAGLAVAPIGILALFASPLVGRFQSHFDLRFLVTFGFAIFAFCSFWAAGFNDQIAYEELAMPRFMMGAGVAFFFVPINQIIFAGLRDDQIADASGLSNFCRTLATSISTAVSVTLYDHRSIYHHARLTESVVPGSPATEHYLDQLGTLGLQDQRAYAMINEVVNAQAATMAFNDVIWLFAIIFVVAIGLIWLARPPFPAGGPMH
- a CDS encoding HlyD family efflux transporter periplasmic adaptor subunit, whose amino-acid sequence is MSHNNDAATDQDALHQSDGHDKAPVSRKKRNIILLVIALVFILAGIGWYLLETLVLSTRVITDDAYVQGDQVSISSQINATVTAINVEDTEPVERGQVLVTLDDSDTRNALDQAAAQLAQAVRQYRQQLAQAVQFDAAVVTARAQFERARDEYQRRKPLLAQRAASKEEVDSARRQYDAARAQLEQAQAQARAAHALIDGTDLWHDPGVMQARAAYRNAWIAQQRTQVIAPVAGRVASRQVQLGQSVQAGQPLLTVVPLQDLWVEANFKETQLGRVRIGQAATVTTDFYGDDVVYHGHVAGLSAGTGSAFSLLPAQNATGNWIKVVQRVPVRIALEGDTLDTHPLRVGLSTYTRIELDSDADGPRLKEAPEVRVSRHTTVFDARQRQADDAAMSIIRDNAGNLLKDADDGAAP
- a CDS encoding efflux transporter outer membrane subunit — its product is MPQFPAVLSHRTFARFFAPMVMCVLLSACGAPTMKPVELALREHAPLAGLTHDQDIPGRWPDARWWQGFNDPQLNALIERAMASAPSLDSARARFEIASRQLKGRQADTRAQLEGSARANQSYSHTDLEYPALGLPGFGAGSTGNSQRSNVGLATLSFDWGLDWWGKKRAAIEAALDQRHAARLEQAAAANALQAGITRAYMDWQLRQAQLSQLDMLLDAARESVRITTLRVDRDIENPARLDQGREQVANLEQQRARIDGAAHQDLVQLAALMGVSLDQLDDLTPKPLPPLDTTLPDEAGLELIARRPDIMASRWQVEARMRGIDQARADYYPNVSLSALAGFLRLHPLGTGRNEDVSLASFGPAVTLPIFEGGRLDARYNASRAQLESAIADYNQRVVDAAQDVARQSVAMTRLENQLEAQSQALKSYQHRLELARERDARGVEDPRALIEAQQGLIRERMNRLALDGELLDTRIQLIHALGGGYHGRVPERDTRYLTTDTVTDEP
- a CDS encoding cytochrome b, with amino-acid sequence MPSIAWRDTREYYGRISRLFHWLMAALLLWQFAGMIAAGLVGRAPWVSFMVGTHKSIGFMLMLLVVLRSTWGLYNLSNRPPHDRGAEMLVAFGQLLLYLLMILVPLLGLTMNWASGKPLLVFGAQLMSGGREMEGLAGLTAQWHVWMAWTLGILIGGHVLLAVVWHGLVRRDGTLKRMASHPDR